One region of Halodesulfovibrio sp. MK-HDV genomic DNA includes:
- a CDS encoding electron transfer flavoprotein subunit beta/FixA family protein codes for MQIYVCVKHVPDSGALIELDGATSFVEGNVKFIPNPFDEYGIEEALTLSKEHGGEVVIVCAGNNGATSSIRAALAMGATRAIHVVTDGQFTNSTTIAKAFAQAITQDGTADLIFTGKQSIDSEGGQFPYRLAKELSMPVINDVTGLALSDSTASLTREIGGGIRQHITAALPCVIGATRGLNEPRYPKLPDIMKAKKKPIQQLPVDTLSLGESPSAVLSNLEMVPERAGAKMLEGDVSAQIAELLRTLREEERVL; via the coding sequence ATGCAGATTTATGTATGTGTTAAGCATGTGCCAGATTCCGGCGCTCTTATAGAACTTGATGGAGCCACCTCCTTTGTAGAGGGCAACGTAAAATTTATCCCGAACCCATTTGATGAATACGGAATTGAAGAAGCTCTTACCCTTAGCAAAGAACACGGCGGAGAAGTTGTTATTGTCTGTGCCGGTAACAATGGCGCTACCTCATCCATTCGTGCCGCCCTTGCGATGGGTGCAACCCGTGCAATTCATGTTGTCACAGACGGACAGTTCACCAATTCTACAACCATAGCAAAGGCATTTGCTCAGGCTATTACTCAAGATGGCACAGCTGATCTCATTTTCACAGGGAAGCAGAGTATCGATAGTGAAGGCGGACAATTCCCGTATCGCCTCGCTAAAGAGCTTTCAATGCCTGTTATTAATGATGTTACCGGACTTGCACTGTCTGACAGCACAGCATCTCTTACTCGTGAAATTGGTGGTGGCATCCGGCAGCACATCACGGCCGCACTTCCTTGCGTTATCGGCGCAACACGCGGGCTTAACGAACCTCGTTACCCTAAATTACCTGACATTATGAAAGCCAAAAAGAAGCCAATTCAACAGCTTCCTGTGGATACACTTTCTTTAGGTGAATCACCGTCTGCTGTTCTCAGCAATCTGGAGATGGTTCCGGAACGCGCTGGTGCCAAAATGCTTGAAGGTGATGTTTCTGCACAAATTGCAGAGCTGCTTCGCACACTACGTGAAGAAGAACGGGTACTTTAA
- a CDS encoding electron transfer flavoprotein subunit alpha/FixB family protein, whose protein sequence is MTKSAVILETDASGVKEAVFAAITVAAASGDVIALTTASADSVQASCAEYGVTQLISINAGCDLDAHPDARATAFAECIKAHGITDVIAINSMEGKDLLARMAVILDAALTTDCLSIDVAERSVKKSYFAGKALATLTLPGDIALYGLRPNAVVAVAAPSTPASEDFTASVTAEGIVITDIQGGEGASTDLSEASVIVAGGRAVGDSSGFDILNELASTLEAGVGASRAAVDAGYAAHSMQVGQTGKTVSPNLYIACGISGAVQHYAGMKTSKVIVAINNDKDAPIFSKCDYGIVGDIFDVVPQLTNALK, encoded by the coding sequence ATGACTAAATCTGCTGTAATTCTTGAAACAGATGCAAGCGGCGTTAAAGAAGCCGTATTTGCCGCTATCACCGTAGCTGCTGCTTCCGGCGATGTAATTGCTCTTACTACCGCCAGTGCAGATTCCGTTCAGGCTTCCTGCGCAGAATACGGCGTCACTCAACTCATCAGCATTAATGCCGGATGTGACCTTGATGCTCATCCCGATGCCCGCGCTACAGCGTTTGCAGAATGCATCAAGGCACACGGTATTACCGACGTTATCGCCATTAATTCCATGGAAGGTAAAGATCTGTTGGCACGTATGGCTGTAATTCTTGATGCTGCACTTACTACTGACTGCCTCTCTATTGATGTAGCAGAGCGTTCTGTAAAGAAAAGCTACTTTGCCGGTAAGGCGCTGGCTACATTGACCCTTCCGGGTGACATAGCCCTCTACGGATTGCGCCCAAACGCAGTAGTCGCAGTAGCGGCACCGTCTACACCTGCCTCCGAAGATTTCACCGCTTCTGTCACAGCAGAAGGCATAGTGATTACGGACATACAGGGCGGGGAAGGGGCGTCTACAGACCTTTCCGAAGCATCAGTCATCGTGGCAGGTGGTCGCGCTGTGGGTGATTCTTCCGGTTTCGATATTTTAAACGAACTGGCGTCAACTCTTGAAGCCGGTGTAGGTGCATCTCGCGCGGCAGTTGATGCAGGCTATGCAGCTCACTCCATGCAAGTCGGGCAAACAGGGAAAACAGTCAGTCCCAACCTGTACATTGCATGTGGCATCTCTGGCGCCGTGCAGCACTATGCAGGCATGAAGACATCTAAAGTTATTGTCGCCATCAATAACGATAAGGATGCACCAATATTTAGCAAATGTGACTACGGCATTGTTGGGGACATCTTCGATGTTGTGCCGCAGTTAACCAACGCTCTTAAATAG
- a CDS encoding (Fe-S)-binding protein gives MTELYISIKQLLVAALLIASFSFFAIKVRRLIALMQSVKGEAPQFLPATSEANTEIAPPMERLKILFSDVLGQTNVRRKLGIGLAHTAIFFGFLLIQPHSLEMMIRGIFPAFSLHSLLPTGYTIFLALADWLAFASLIGFGYVAFRRVVLKPAYLPKSQDAWVIIAFTTIIIVTFFILNALATISTYAANGHVLSGVPISSAVASLMGMKSWSPATLQVTFELTYWVHLLTIMAFLLFIPSSKHLHLLAAVPNVVLKPAKLEKSIAKTDIEDEDAETFGLGFINELNWKQVMDLYACTECGRCEEQCPAAKTGKALSPREFIHSVKSELFDNADALLEGKQEFEPLVREGGHVLAEQIWDCTTCRACEEACPVNIQHLDIMFEARKYQVLMEAAFPAELNDTFTNIENQSNPWGFPTASRGDWAKELNIPHISDAPDAEIIYFAGSALSLDDRGKKVSQALMKVLKAAGVKVAILGVDEQDSGDDARRCGNEYLAQMTMQSNVEVLNEYGVKNILTACPHTYNILKNEYPEFGGLYNVVHHSEYLLKLLNAGRLTVPAGDLGSITYHDSCYLGRWNGIFEAPRNLLKQINNNTPIVEMAASHEKGMCCGGGGGRMFMEEDTGERINVVRTKQAVETGAQTVAVGCPYCLTMFSDGLGELETTATAKDIAEILAEKLEA, from the coding sequence ATGACGGAACTATATATCAGTATTAAACAACTTCTTGTAGCGGCACTGCTCATTGCCTCATTTTCGTTTTTTGCGATAAAAGTACGACGTCTTATTGCGCTGATGCAAAGCGTTAAAGGCGAAGCACCACAATTTTTACCGGCTACATCTGAAGCTAACACTGAAATCGCACCGCCAATGGAGCGACTCAAGATTTTGTTTTCAGACGTACTCGGTCAGACAAATGTCCGACGAAAACTGGGCATAGGCCTCGCCCATACTGCTATTTTCTTCGGCTTCCTGCTTATTCAGCCTCACTCGCTGGAGATGATGATCCGCGGTATTTTTCCCGCATTTTCTCTCCATTCCCTGTTGCCGACGGGTTACACCATTTTTCTGGCACTTGCAGACTGGCTTGCTTTTGCCAGCCTCATAGGCTTCGGCTACGTGGCGTTTCGCCGTGTGGTTCTCAAGCCGGCATACCTGCCTAAGAGTCAGGATGCATGGGTGATTATAGCCTTTACCACTATCATTATAGTTACATTTTTCATCCTGAACGCATTGGCAACCATATCAACATACGCTGCTAATGGTCATGTCCTCAGCGGCGTTCCTATCTCCAGTGCTGTTGCAAGTTTGATGGGGATGAAAAGCTGGTCGCCGGCTACCTTACAGGTAACTTTTGAGCTGACATACTGGGTACATTTACTCACCATTATGGCGTTTTTACTCTTCATCCCGAGTTCCAAGCACCTGCACCTGCTTGCAGCCGTACCAAACGTGGTACTCAAGCCAGCCAAACTGGAAAAATCCATCGCAAAAACAGATATCGAAGATGAAGATGCTGAAACATTCGGGCTTGGCTTTATTAACGAGCTGAACTGGAAGCAAGTGATGGATCTCTACGCCTGTACAGAATGCGGACGCTGCGAAGAGCAATGCCCGGCTGCTAAAACAGGCAAGGCATTATCTCCACGTGAGTTTATCCACTCAGTTAAATCTGAACTGTTCGATAACGCTGATGCGCTGCTGGAAGGCAAACAGGAATTTGAGCCGTTGGTTCGCGAAGGCGGGCATGTGCTTGCAGAACAGATATGGGACTGTACTACCTGCAGAGCGTGTGAAGAAGCATGTCCTGTAAACATTCAGCATCTGGATATCATGTTCGAAGCACGCAAGTATCAAGTGCTTATGGAAGCAGCATTTCCGGCAGAGTTGAACGATACGTTCACAAATATCGAGAATCAGTCCAACCCATGGGGCTTCCCGACCGCCAGTCGTGGCGACTGGGCGAAAGAATTGAACATCCCGCATATATCGGACGCACCGGATGCTGAAATTATCTACTTCGCAGGCTCTGCCCTGAGTCTTGATGACCGCGGTAAAAAAGTCTCTCAGGCGCTTATGAAAGTGCTGAAGGCTGCCGGAGTCAAAGTAGCCATCCTCGGTGTAGACGAGCAGGATTCAGGTGATGATGCACGCCGCTGCGGTAACGAATATCTCGCACAAATGACCATGCAATCGAATGTGGAAGTGCTGAATGAATATGGTGTGAAAAACATCCTCACGGCTTGTCCGCATACCTATAACATCCTCAAGAACGAATATCCGGAATTCGGTGGTCTCTACAATGTAGTGCACCATTCCGAATACTTGCTGAAACTTCTCAATGCAGGACGCCTTACTGTTCCTGCCGGTGATCTCGGCTCTATAACATACCATGACTCCTGTTACCTTGGACGCTGGAACGGCATCTTTGAGGCACCGCGAAATCTGCTTAAGCAGATTAACAACAACACACCTATAGTTGAGATGGCTGCATCCCACGAAAAAGGCATGTGCTGTGGTGGCGGTGGCGGCAGAATGTTTATGGAAGAAGATACAGGCGAACGCATCAATGTTGTTCGCACAAAACAGGCAGTTGAAACAGGCGCACAGACCGTTGCTGTTGGTTGTCCATACTGTCTCACCATGTTCTCCGATGGTCTCGGCGAACTGGAAACAACTGCCACAGCCAAGGACATTGCGGAAATTCTGGCAGAAAAACTTGAGGCATAG